Proteins from a single region of Desulfosalsimonas propionicica:
- a CDS encoding CTP synthase: MAGKSKFIFVTGGVLSSLGKGLASASIGALLECRGLTISLVKLDPYINVDPGTMNPFQHGEVFVTDDGAETDLDLGHYERFVNVRLGRDNNFTTGKIYDSVISKERRGDYLGGTVQVIPHITDEIKASIWQAAKGADIVIVEIGGTIGDIESLPFLEAIRQFKFDAGKDNVLYIHLTYIPYIAAAGELKTKPTQHSVKELRSIGIQPDILMCRTDRYLSPDIKAKVALFCNVSQDAVVTAKDVDCIYECPLVFNKEGLDSKVLELLNIWTGSPRLEQWENMVDRYKSPSKRVTIAVVGKYTDLTESYKSLNEALYHGGIANEARVELEFIDSGTLTPDNCARALGGVQGILVPGGFGSRGVEGKICAIGYARKQGIPYFGICLGMQLAVVEFARNVAGIEKAHSSEFDSETPAPVIYLMKEWFDERTQTLQQRDVNSEKGGTMRLGAYPCRLAKDSLAYQAYSTEEISERHRHRYEFNLDYKQPLEENGLVFSGFSPKGDLVEIVELKDHPWFLGCQFHPEFKSRPMAAHPLFSRFIAAALGYLPDSQ, encoded by the coding sequence ATGGCAGGAAAATCCAAATTTATTTTTGTAACCGGCGGGGTTCTTTCATCCCTGGGCAAGGGGCTGGCTTCGGCCTCCATCGGGGCGCTGCTCGAATGCCGGGGCCTGACAATCTCCCTGGTGAAGCTCGATCCCTATATCAACGTGGATCCCGGCACCATGAATCCGTTTCAGCACGGCGAGGTTTTTGTCACAGACGACGGTGCGGAAACCGACCTGGACCTTGGCCATTATGAGCGGTTTGTCAATGTGCGGCTGGGCCGTGACAATAATTTTACCACAGGCAAGATCTATGACTCGGTGATCAGCAAGGAGCGCCGGGGCGACTATCTTGGCGGCACAGTTCAGGTGATTCCGCATATCACCGATGAAATCAAGGCCAGCATCTGGCAGGCGGCCAAAGGCGCTGATATCGTGATTGTGGAAATCGGCGGCACCATCGGCGATATTGAAAGCCTGCCGTTTCTGGAAGCCATCCGGCAGTTTAAATTCGACGCCGGAAAAGACAATGTGCTCTACATCCACCTGACTTATATCCCATACATTGCCGCAGCAGGCGAGCTCAAGACCAAGCCCACCCAGCACAGCGTCAAGGAACTGCGCAGCATCGGCATTCAGCCCGACATCCTCATGTGCCGTACTGATCGGTACCTGTCTCCGGATATCAAGGCCAAGGTGGCCTTGTTTTGCAACGTGAGCCAGGATGCTGTGGTCACGGCCAAGGACGTGGACTGCATTTACGAATGCCCCCTGGTGTTTAACAAGGAGGGGCTGGATTCCAAGGTTCTGGAGTTGCTCAATATCTGGACAGGGTCACCACGGCTTGAGCAGTGGGAAAACATGGTGGACCGTTACAAGTCGCCCTCAAAGCGCGTGACCATTGCGGTGGTTGGCAAATACACGGATCTGACGGAATCCTACAAGAGTTTGAACGAGGCCCTGTATCACGGCGGAATCGCCAATGAAGCCAGAGTGGAGCTGGAATTCATCGATTCCGGAACCCTGACCCCCGACAATTGCGCCCGGGCCCTGGGCGGGGTTCAGGGAATTTTGGTGCCCGGCGGGTTCGGCTCCAGGGGGGTGGAGGGAAAGATCTGTGCCATCGGATATGCAAGAAAGCAGGGAATTCCCTATTTTGGCATCTGTCTGGGAATGCAGCTGGCGGTTGTCGAGTTTGCCCGCAACGTGGCCGGGATTGAAAAGGCGCATAGCTCTGAGTTTGATTCCGAGACCCCGGCACCGGTGATCTATTTGATGAAGGAATGGTTTGATGAGCGCACCCAGACCCTCCAGCAGCGGGATGTGAACTCGGAAAAAGGCGGTACCATGCGCCTGGGCGCCTACCCCTGCCGGCTGGCAAAAGACAGCCTGGCATACCAGGCCTACAGCACAGAAGAGATCTCCGAACGTCACCGGCATCGCTATGAATTCAACCTGGATTACAAACAGCCCCTTGAAGAAAACGGACTGGTGTTCAGCGGTTTTTCGCCCAAGGGCGATCTGGTGG
- the eno gene encoding phosphopyruvate hydratase, which yields MTAIIDVRAREILDSRGNPTVEVDVELESGGMGRAAVPSGASTGSREALELRDNDAGRYAGKGVQQAVENVNTRIAPAILGMDAADQHQLDAALIELDGTENKSALGANAILGVSMAAARAGADAYAMPLYRYLGGLNARYMPLPMMNIVNGGAHAANSLDIQEFMIIPVGADSVSQAVRMGAETFHSLKSLLKKRGMVTAVGDEGGFAPDLESNEAALKIIIEAIEAAGYRPGKDIGLALDAAATEFYQDGAYFLESENRRLSALELIDYYSDLIDRYPIFSIEDGLAEQDWDNWAVMTDKLGRRVQLVGDDVFVTNPAIFAQGIEKGVCNSILIKLNQIGTVSETLEAIDMARINGYTTVISHRSGETEDHFIADLVVAVAGGQIKTGSMSRSDRVAKYNQLLRIEEQLGQSAQMAQNPFMV from the coding sequence ATGACAGCAATAATTGATGTACGGGCAAGAGAGATTCTCGACTCCCGGGGCAACCCGACCGTGGAGGTGGACGTGGAACTTGAAAGCGGGGGCATGGGGCGTGCTGCAGTGCCGTCCGGAGCTTCCACCGGCTCCCGGGAGGCTCTTGAACTGCGGGACAATGATGCCGGCCGCTACGCGGGCAAGGGGGTGCAGCAGGCAGTCGAAAACGTCAATACCCGCATTGCGCCGGCAATCCTGGGAATGGATGCCGCAGACCAGCACCAGCTTGATGCCGCGTTAATCGAACTCGACGGCACGGAAAACAAGTCGGCACTGGGGGCCAACGCCATTCTGGGCGTTTCCATGGCCGCTGCCCGGGCGGGTGCAGATGCTTATGCAATGCCGCTTTACCGTTATCTTGGAGGGCTTAATGCCCGCTACATGCCGCTTCCCATGATGAATATCGTCAACGGGGGCGCCCATGCGGCAAACAGTCTGGATATCCAGGAATTCATGATCATTCCCGTGGGCGCTGATTCTGTTTCCCAGGCCGTTCGCATGGGTGCCGAGACCTTCCACAGCCTCAAATCCCTGCTCAAAAAACGCGGCATGGTCACCGCTGTGGGAGACGAAGGCGGGTTTGCCCCGGATCTGGAATCCAACGAGGCGGCATTGAAAATCATTATTGAGGCCATTGAAGCAGCCGGATACCGTCCCGGAAAAGACATCGGCCTGGCCCTGGACGCGGCTGCTACGGAGTTTTACCAGGATGGGGCCTATTTTCTGGAATCTGAAAACCGGCGGCTGTCTGCATTAGAACTCATTGATTATTATTCTGATTTGATTGACCGATACCCCATCTTTTCCATCGAAGACGGCCTGGCTGAGCAGGACTGGGACAACTGGGCGGTTATGACCGACAAACTGGGCCGCCGGGTTCAGCTCGTGGGCGATGACGTGTTTGTCACCAATCCGGCCATATTCGCTCAGGGCATTGAAAAAGGGGTCTGCAATTCCATCCTGATCAAGCTCAACCAGATCGGTACGGTCTCTGAGACCCTGGAAGCCATCGACATGGCGCGGATAAACGGCTATACCACGGTGATTTCCCATCGTTCCGGCGAAACCGAGGATCACTTTATCGCCGATCTCGTGGTGGCCGTGGCCGGCGGACAGATCAAGACCGGTTCCATGTCCAGAAGCGACCGGGTGGCAAAGTACAACCAGCTTTTGCGCATTGAAGAGCAGCTGGGGCAAAGCGCGCAAATGGCCCAGAACCCGTTTATGGTATAG